In Heptranchias perlo isolate sHepPer1 chromosome 16, sHepPer1.hap1, whole genome shotgun sequence, one genomic interval encodes:
- the tmem170a gene encoding transmembrane protein 170A isoform X2, translated as MWYGVFLWALVSTVFIYVPAGLLAFVMLRHHKYGRFMSLGILAGILGPIIAAVLTSAAIAGVYRAATKQMVPLEALVLGVGQVFFIVAIAFLRILATL; from the exons ATGTGGTATGGAGTGTTCCTTTGGGCTTTGGTATCTACGGTTTTTATCTACGTTCCTGCCGGATTACTGGCGTTTGTAATGCTGCGGCACCACAAATATGGACGTTTCATGTCTTTGGGTATCCTGGCGGGGATCCTGGGACCAATCATTGCAGCAGTGTTGACCA GTGCAGCTATTGCTGGTGTCTACAGAGCTGCTACAAAGCAAATGGTGCCTCTTGAAGCACTGGTTCTGGGAGTAGGACAGGTATTTTTCATTGTTGCGATTGCCTTTCTACGAATTTTAGCGACTTTGTAG
- the tmem170a gene encoding transmembrane protein 170A isoform X1 — protein sequence MQSGGFLVQQILSLGLIPRVGNATCAGNVTTSFCQFSEMWYGVFLWALVSTVFIYVPAGLLAFVMLRHHKYGRFMSLGILAGILGPIIAAVLTSAAIAGVYRAATKQMVPLEALVLGVGQVFFIVAIAFLRILATL from the exons ATGCAGAGCGGCGGCTTCTTGGTGCAGCAGatcctgagcctgggcctgatcCCCCGGGTCGGGAACGCGACCTGCGCTGGAAACGTCACCACATCCTTCTGCCAATTCTCCG AGATGTGGTATGGAGTGTTCCTTTGGGCTTTGGTATCTACGGTTTTTATCTACGTTCCTGCCGGATTACTGGCGTTTGTAATGCTGCGGCACCACAAATATGGACGTTTCATGTCTTTGGGTATCCTGGCGGGGATCCTGGGACCAATCATTGCAGCAGTGTTGACCA GTGCAGCTATTGCTGGTGTCTACAGAGCTGCTACAAAGCAAATGGTGCCTCTTGAAGCACTGGTTCTGGGAGTAGGACAGGTATTTTTCATTGTTGCGATTGCCTTTCTACGAATTTTAGCGACTTTGTAG